From a single Chitinophaga sp. Cy-1792 genomic region:
- the nudK gene encoding GDP-mannose pyrophosphatase NudK: MQPEVKIIAKEVLSDNWYTLYKVTYDYKTRNAGWQTHTREAYDRGNGAVILLYNPANSHVILTNQFRLPSFINGNPSGMLIEACAGLLDENEPEDCIRREAEEETGFRIHDVRKIFEAYMSPGSVTEVLHFFVAEYSPAMKISDGGGLEHEQEEIEVMELHIDKAMDMIANGEIKDGKTIMLLQYVKLQGLV; the protein is encoded by the coding sequence ATGCAACCCGAAGTAAAAATAATTGCTAAAGAAGTCTTATCAGATAACTGGTACACACTGTATAAGGTAACCTACGACTATAAAACCAGAAATGCCGGATGGCAGACGCATACACGCGAAGCCTATGACCGCGGCAATGGTGCCGTGATCCTGCTGTACAACCCCGCCAACAGCCACGTTATCCTGACGAATCAATTCCGCCTGCCTTCCTTTATCAACGGAAACCCCAGCGGTATGCTGATAGAGGCCTGCGCAGGATTACTGGATGAAAACGAGCCGGAAGACTGTATCCGCAGAGAGGCCGAAGAAGAAACCGGTTTCCGTATTCATGATGTGCGCAAAATATTTGAGGCGTATATGTCGCCGGGATCTGTAACCGAGGTGCTGCACTTTTTTGTGGCGGAATATAGTCCGGCAATGAAAATCAGCGATGGGGGCGGACTGGAGCATGAACAGGAAGAGATAGAAGTAATGGAACTGCACATAGATAAAGCGATGGATATGATAGCCAATGGTGAGATAAAAGATGGAAAGACGATTATGTTATTACAGTATGTGAAGCTGCAGGGTTTGGTGTAA
- a CDS encoding glycosyltransferase family 39 protein, translating into MRTTKLSSILLLTVIAALFFIPFLGRVHLFDWDEINFAECSREMLKLDDYTRIYVNFKPFWEKPPMFFWMQSISMKIFGINEFAARFPNALCGIVTLVVLYICGTRLYDRKFGILWALAFGGSLFPNMYFKSGIIDPWFNLFTFLSLYYFILYNWKRNGFEKEGLDKKPVYYTVWAGVFMGLAILTKGQVALMVFLLVLGCYFVYNRFRFFFNWWHALLFLVVTALVTVTWYGYETAKNGPWFITEFLKYQYRLFTTHDAGQEGFFGYHFVVLLIGCFPASLFAIPAFFKGRYSSKADKDFKIWMLLLFWVVTILFTIVQSRIIHYSSLAWFPISFLAAYTFYKWDIKEMDYKKYAGISASILGTIIGVVILAVAVIALNIKQLIPYVHDTFAQANMAADVKWSGWEGIVGILLLVALVIGWRQLKQQQYLKAAATYFVGTGIVIFLAAAIIVPKVEKYSQAAAIEFFEQRQGEDCYVTTLGYWSYGHFFYTHKEKPTNQHSYDEAWLLTGNIDKPVYFVTKVDRVENYKQYDQLKELYRKNGFVFLKREVETGNKVLSQK; encoded by the coding sequence ATGCGTACAACCAAACTCTCGAGTATCCTATTGCTGACAGTGATTGCGGCGCTTTTCTTCATTCCTTTTCTCGGAAGGGTTCATCTATTTGACTGGGACGAAATAAATTTTGCTGAATGTTCCAGGGAAATGTTGAAACTGGATGATTATACCCGGATTTATGTCAATTTCAAGCCATTTTGGGAAAAACCGCCTATGTTTTTCTGGATGCAGAGCATATCCATGAAGATATTCGGCATCAATGAATTTGCAGCCCGTTTTCCGAACGCCTTATGCGGGATCGTAACGTTGGTGGTGCTGTACATATGTGGTACCCGGTTGTACGACAGGAAATTTGGTATCCTGTGGGCATTGGCTTTCGGAGGATCCCTGTTTCCCAATATGTATTTTAAGTCAGGTATTATTGACCCATGGTTTAATCTGTTTACCTTCTTATCACTCTATTATTTCATTCTGTACAACTGGAAGCGGAATGGATTTGAAAAAGAAGGGCTGGACAAAAAACCGGTATATTATACGGTATGGGCAGGTGTCTTTATGGGCCTGGCGATTCTTACCAAGGGGCAGGTGGCACTGATGGTGTTCCTGCTGGTGCTGGGATGTTATTTTGTATATAACAGGTTCAGGTTCTTTTTCAACTGGTGGCATGCGTTGTTGTTTCTGGTTGTTACCGCTTTGGTGACAGTAACCTGGTATGGGTATGAAACGGCAAAGAATGGTCCCTGGTTTATTACGGAATTCCTGAAATATCAGTACCGCCTGTTCACGACGCATGATGCCGGACAGGAAGGCTTTTTCGGCTATCATTTTGTGGTATTGCTCATCGGCTGTTTCCCGGCTTCTCTCTTTGCCATACCGGCTTTCTTTAAAGGCCGCTACAGCAGCAAGGCGGATAAAGATTTTAAGATCTGGATGCTGTTATTGTTCTGGGTGGTAACGATCCTGTTTACCATTGTACAATCGCGCATTATCCATTATTCTTCGCTGGCCTGGTTCCCGATCTCTTTCCTGGCTGCCTACACCTTTTATAAGTGGGATATTAAGGAAATGGATTATAAGAAATATGCAGGTATTTCTGCAAGTATCCTTGGAACAATCATTGGCGTGGTAATACTTGCGGTTGCAGTGATTGCTTTAAATATCAAACAACTGATTCCTTACGTTCATGATACTTTTGCACAGGCCAACATGGCGGCTGATGTGAAATGGAGCGGCTGGGAAGGTATTGTGGGTATACTGCTGCTGGTTGCGCTTGTCATAGGCTGGCGCCAGCTGAAGCAACAGCAATATTTAAAGGCGGCAGCTACCTATTTTGTAGGAACAGGAATCGTTATCTTCCTCGCAGCAGCGATCATCGTCCCTAAAGTAGAGAAATACTCACAGGCAGCAGCGATCGAATTTTTCGAGCAGCGACAGGGAGAGGATTGTTATGTTACCACATTGGGATACTGGAGCTATGGGCATTTCTTTTATACCCATAAAGAAAAGCCGACTAATCAGCACTCCTATGATGAGGCCTGGTTGTTAACAGGAAATATCGACAAACCGGTGTATTTTGTGACTAAGGTAGATAGGGTAGAGAATTATAAACAATATGATCAATTGAAAGAGCTATACCGGAAAAATGGTTTTGTGTTTTTGAAACGGGAGGTAGAAACGGGTAACAAGGTGCTCAGTCAGAAATAA
- a CDS encoding 6-bladed beta-propeller, whose product MMNAIRYTILSSTLSLFLSVPAIAQLKEVNVNTSEVQTLRVDPLSANGGNAADIFEEIKYIPLETTPESHFAQIGQLILIHGRYVILDPSTNCILIFTEQGKFIAKIKGKKDLPILKFQVNRWRHEIVFSNDFFETLSFYSLDGTFIRTQENNDPKNTGVLNFWFDYIAANTVLSYDTYRDTKPDSKFYRPYSRSLVRYAKEDGAVTATGFPYSEAEASIDASYTPMAPLFYTGNDTTRFFAKPYTYDIYTISPNAIVQNYHMVFPASMSWPNDFLTNNQLYSKRIKFTQTHPNIIAELSYVYKVKDNLVFRLWLMEHGKENFLMLNLVSGNLIAYQHISPDISSYYLPLYDENEFIHFGLNYCDGTHIYTWLTSHSMFDAYKNNQEKHIKYNDELSAYFSKSGKDDNPVIVRLKLKNEL is encoded by the coding sequence ATGATGAATGCAATCCGCTATACTATATTAAGTTCCACATTGTCACTCTTTCTGTCGGTACCCGCTATTGCCCAGCTAAAAGAGGTAAACGTAAATACCAGCGAAGTACAGACATTAAGAGTGGATCCTTTGAGCGCCAATGGCGGCAATGCCGCTGATATTTTTGAGGAAATAAAATATATCCCTTTAGAAACTACTCCCGAAAGTCATTTTGCCCAAATCGGTCAGCTGATCCTCATTCATGGACGCTATGTAATCTTAGACCCATCCACAAACTGTATCCTGATCTTTACGGAACAAGGGAAGTTCATCGCCAAAATAAAAGGTAAGAAAGATCTGCCAATACTTAAATTCCAGGTCAACAGATGGCGACATGAAATAGTATTCAGTAATGATTTTTTTGAAACACTTTCCTTTTATAGCCTGGATGGCACTTTTATCAGAACTCAGGAAAATAATGACCCGAAAAACACCGGCGTACTTAACTTCTGGTTTGATTATATTGCAGCGAATACCGTACTTAGTTACGACACCTACCGCGATACCAAACCAGACTCCAAATTTTACAGGCCTTATTCCAGATCATTAGTCCGTTATGCCAAAGAAGACGGCGCTGTTACGGCGACGGGATTTCCGTATAGTGAAGCAGAAGCAAGTATTGACGCCAGTTATACGCCAATGGCTCCGCTGTTTTACACAGGCAACGACACCACCCGTTTCTTCGCCAAACCGTACACCTACGATATCTACACGATATCTCCCAATGCCATTGTCCAGAATTACCATATGGTATTCCCGGCCAGCATGTCATGGCCAAATGACTTCTTAACAAATAACCAATTATATTCCAAGAGGATAAAATTCACACAAACTCATCCAAACATTATTGCCGAACTGAGTTATGTCTATAAAGTCAAGGATAACCTGGTATTCAGGTTATGGTTAATGGAGCATGGAAAAGAAAATTTTTTAATGCTAAACCTCGTATCAGGTAATCTTATTGCATATCAGCACATCTCTCCGGATATTTCTTCCTACTACCTACCACTGTACGACGAAAATGAGTTTATACATTTTGGTCTGAATTACTGTGATGGCACACATATTTATACCTGGCTCACCAGCCACAGCATGTTCGATGCTTATAAAAACAACCAGGAAAAGCATATTAAATACAATGACGAATTATCCGCCTACTTCTCCAAATCAGGAAAAGACGATAACCCCGTTATTGTACGGCTTAAATTAAAGAATGAGTTGTAA
- a CDS encoding ankyrin repeat domain-containing protein: MATKRKTLPKDFEEQLKTKSLQELTAIFDQCSLEATGGYNKQTALAFDGCPHELAAWLIQQGADLHTPDLYGNTPLHNRAGSHFGNIESLITLGADVNANPDSNGTPLHAAAQAHNAKNTTILLQHGAIATLVNKSGQTPLEVALNTCNNIDIIHTASISRNYLEAGIKITEEMKAAVSRIGERFEFHRAKFNRESVEEHSNALQELYVLFGTKPIPKRILHDGISPITTTATTWQKQHEELWTLLVPSSGAADSIQGEVIRITGRIGNELEGNGGINWDADFKKMAQALNDYLSQGTPLSPAELTETQALVEQVIKKSGNTARLSELAVNWVKSNPTPLRLPNVSYKR, from the coding sequence ATGGCAACAAAACGAAAAACATTACCCAAAGATTTTGAAGAACAATTAAAAACCAAAAGCCTGCAGGAACTGACTGCCATTTTTGATCAGTGTTCCCTGGAGGCGACCGGCGGATACAATAAACAGACCGCACTGGCATTTGATGGTTGTCCACATGAACTGGCGGCATGGCTGATTCAACAGGGAGCAGATCTCCATACCCCTGATCTTTATGGAAATACCCCATTGCACAATCGTGCAGGAAGCCATTTTGGGAATATTGAAAGCCTAATAACGCTGGGAGCTGATGTAAATGCCAATCCGGACAGCAACGGTACACCCTTACATGCCGCCGCTCAGGCGCATAATGCCAAAAACACCACCATATTACTGCAACACGGCGCGATAGCTACATTAGTGAATAAGTCCGGGCAAACACCTTTGGAAGTAGCCCTGAATACCTGTAATAATATTGACATCATCCATACAGCCAGTATCTCCAGGAACTACCTGGAAGCAGGTATTAAAATTACCGAAGAGATGAAAGCTGCTGTATCTCGTATCGGGGAAAGGTTTGAGTTCCACCGGGCAAAATTTAACAGGGAATCTGTAGAAGAACATAGTAATGCATTACAGGAATTATATGTTCTGTTTGGCACCAAACCTATACCCAAACGCATTTTGCACGATGGCATATCTCCCATTACAACAACAGCAACAACCTGGCAAAAGCAACACGAGGAACTCTGGACATTATTGGTACCTTCAAGTGGCGCCGCAGATTCCATCCAGGGCGAGGTAATCCGCATTACCGGGCGAATTGGTAACGAGCTGGAAGGCAATGGAGGTATCAACTGGGATGCCGATTTTAAAAAAATGGCACAGGCACTGAATGATTATCTATCCCAGGGCACACCGCTATCGCCAGCTGAACTAACTGAGACGCAAGCACTCGTGGAACAGGTAATAAAAAAATCCGGAAACACCGCCCGGTTAAGTGAATTGGCTGTAAACTGGGTCAAATCAAACCCCACGCCGCTACGTCTCCCAAATGTCAGTTACAAACGCTAA
- a CDS encoding 2OG-Fe(II) oxygenase encodes MQTITETAHQVQLFDYAHWTAQLPALSNEYQGASPYPHIVMENFLNPDVLKECVREFDKLNEGDGWINYVHYNENKAGLNNKDLLPATIQRTINELNSPEFLAFLSELTGIEGLMKDDMMEGGGIHQSKRGGFLNIHADFTVHPHHRNWQRRVNVLVYLNPDWEEEWGGKLELWDTQMQACERKVLPIFNRCVVFNTDADSYHGHPEPTNCPEDKHRRSIALYYYTEEAQPYRRATHYMTRPGEEKKKFMVKLDNTMVAVYTDIKGMLGSNDKIISKILRFFSRKK; translated from the coding sequence GTGCAAACCATCACGGAAACGGCACATCAGGTGCAACTATTTGATTATGCCCATTGGACAGCTCAGCTCCCTGCGCTTAGCAACGAATACCAGGGTGCCAGTCCTTATCCTCACATTGTAATGGAAAACTTCCTCAACCCCGATGTCCTGAAAGAGTGTGTGCGGGAGTTTGACAAACTTAATGAAGGCGATGGCTGGATCAATTATGTTCATTATAATGAAAACAAAGCCGGACTCAATAACAAAGACCTGTTACCGGCAACCATCCAGCGAACCATCAACGAACTGAATTCCCCTGAATTCCTGGCGTTCCTCAGTGAACTGACAGGTATTGAAGGCCTCATGAAAGACGACATGATGGAAGGCGGTGGCATACACCAGTCTAAAAGAGGCGGCTTCCTGAATATCCATGCCGATTTCACCGTTCACCCTCACCACCGTAACTGGCAACGTCGTGTAAACGTACTCGTTTACCTCAACCCCGACTGGGAAGAAGAATGGGGCGGCAAACTGGAATTATGGGATACCCAGATGCAGGCATGTGAAAGAAAAGTACTGCCCATCTTTAACCGCTGCGTAGTATTCAATACAGATGCCGATTCCTATCACGGTCACCCGGAACCTACCAACTGTCCGGAAGACAAACACAGAAGGTCAATCGCGCTCTACTATTATACCGAAGAAGCGCAGCCATACCGTCGGGCTACCCACTATATGACACGTCCGGGAGAAGAAAAGAAGAAATTTATGGTGAAACTGGATAACACCATGGTGGCGGTTTATACAGACATCAAAGGTATGCTGGGGTCTAACGATAAAATCATCAGCAAAATCCTGCGTTTCTTTTCACGCAAGAAATAA
- a CDS encoding GNAT family N-acetyltransferase, whose amino-acid sequence MSYHIRPCEETDLDKLIQLCAAHAAYEQAAYTPDGKKERLHEALFGNDKTLKCLVAVVDDEVIGYATYTFDFSTWDAQQFVYLDCLYIEEAYRNLGIGRILMDEIQAVGHSNNCVNMQWQTPDFNERAIRFYKRIGGIGKNKVRFTLPLY is encoded by the coding sequence ATGAGCTATCATATCAGGCCCTGCGAAGAAACCGATCTGGACAAACTGATTCAACTATGTGCAGCACATGCCGCATATGAACAGGCAGCATATACGCCAGACGGCAAAAAAGAACGGCTACACGAAGCATTGTTTGGCAACGACAAGACATTGAAATGCCTGGTTGCTGTTGTGGATGATGAAGTAATAGGTTATGCTACCTATACCTTCGACTTCTCTACATGGGATGCCCAACAGTTTGTTTACCTGGACTGCCTTTACATTGAGGAGGCATACAGGAACCTGGGCATAGGCAGGATACTGATGGATGAGATCCAGGCTGTAGGACATAGCAACAACTGTGTCAATATGCAGTGGCAAACTCCTGACTTCAATGAACGGGCCATCAGATTCTATAAACGCATCGGAGGCATCGGCAAAAACAAAGTACGCTTTACCTTACCGCTATATTAA
- a CDS encoding GNAT family N-acetyltransferase has translation MEPIQIVPITTADVPTLQSIGRKIFFETFSPHTSEENMAQYLEEKFSIEQLTKEVNTPGSFFYFAQLENQVIGYLKLNTGTAQTEEQADSAYEIERIYVLSEYHGRKVGQILVEKALEIALQEQAPFVWLGVWEENHRALNFYRKNGFEPFDTHVFKLGEDIQTDIMMKKILA, from the coding sequence ATGGAACCAATACAGATCGTACCTATCACCACAGCGGACGTACCTACGCTGCAATCCATTGGCAGGAAGATATTCTTCGAAACCTTCTCTCCTCATACCTCTGAGGAAAATATGGCACAATACCTGGAAGAAAAATTTTCGATAGAACAGCTGACTAAAGAAGTGAATACTCCAGGCTCCTTCTTCTATTTTGCACAACTGGAAAACCAGGTAATTGGTTACCTGAAACTGAATACCGGCACCGCTCAAACGGAAGAACAGGCCGACAGCGCGTATGAAATCGAACGCATCTATGTGCTCAGTGAATACCATGGCAGGAAAGTAGGTCAGATATTAGTAGAGAAAGCCCTGGAGATAGCCTTGCAGGAACAAGCGCCTTTTGTATGGCTGGGCGTTTGGGAAGAAAACCACCGTGCCCTGAATTTTTACAGGAAAAACGGATTTGAACCCTTTGATACACACGTCTTCAAACTGGGAGAAGACATTCAGACAGATATCATGATGAAGAAAATACTGGCATGA
- a CDS encoding DMT family transporter: MMNRKTTFILLLILGTAFWGISFPVTKMAMGNISSSTFLFYRFLFATTALSIALSKQLKLITPKVFAAGASLALPLAFGIIFQTMGIKRTPASQCALIAGSSVIIIPVIKLVFYKTSVDLKVWAAAFIALAGLMIISLKENFAIGLGDLFTIIGAGGFAIYLIQVEKYASTKNILPTIIPMFATCTGIAAVWALFDPSANWMPSTHTFWMGIGYCALFSTAYMYTVSNMAQKYIKAEKVAIIYLFEPVFAAIAAIFILDESLTWRLLLGGCLIFLGTIISEVNFRKITKTTKRKVDDSSLEEATAMAN; encoded by the coding sequence ATGATGAACAGGAAGACTACCTTTATATTATTACTGATACTGGGTACCGCCTTTTGGGGTATCTCTTTTCCCGTTACCAAAATGGCGATGGGAAATATTTCGTCTTCAACTTTCCTTTTCTACCGTTTTCTGTTTGCCACCACAGCGCTGTCTATTGCGTTGTCTAAGCAGCTGAAGCTGATCACCCCAAAGGTTTTCGCAGCCGGTGCCTCGCTGGCGCTGCCGCTGGCCTTCGGTATTATCTTCCAGACGATGGGGATTAAACGCACCCCTGCATCGCAGTGCGCCCTGATAGCAGGGAGTTCAGTGATCATTATTCCGGTAATAAAACTGGTGTTCTATAAAACATCGGTAGACCTGAAAGTATGGGCAGCAGCGTTCATCGCGCTGGCAGGCCTGATGATCATCTCCCTGAAAGAAAATTTTGCTATTGGCCTGGGTGATCTTTTTACCATTATCGGTGCTGGTGGGTTTGCAATTTATTTAATACAGGTAGAGAAATACGCGAGTACAAAAAACATCCTGCCTACCATTATCCCCATGTTTGCTACCTGCACCGGGATTGCAGCGGTATGGGCCCTGTTCGACCCTTCTGCCAACTGGATGCCTTCCACCCATACCTTCTGGATGGGAATAGGCTACTGTGCCCTGTTTTCGACAGCTTATATGTATACAGTATCCAATATGGCACAGAAATATATCAAGGCAGAAAAAGTAGCGATTATCTATCTGTTTGAACCGGTATTTGCCGCCATAGCGGCCATTTTCATCCTGGATGAAAGTCTGACATGGCGCCTGCTGCTGGGAGGATGCCTTATTTTCCTGGGCACCATTATTTCAGAAGTTAACTTCAGGAAGATAACAAAAACGACTAAACGAAAAGTAGACGACAGTTCGCTGGAAGAGGCCACCGCCATGGCCAATTAA
- a CDS encoding DUF2750 domain-containing protein: MKKISQQELENVIKLPPYERYQYTMKWIADGEAVYVLENDDNLALVTVGEEKAIPVWSAAEYASLSNNGDWAAFEVIALSLEEFEEHLIPLIVENKYLVSVFPVDAKAGFIVTLGEFLRDLDEELSNY, encoded by the coding sequence ATGAAGAAGATATCACAGCAAGAGTTGGAAAATGTCATTAAGCTGCCACCATACGAACGATACCAGTATACGATGAAATGGATTGCTGATGGGGAAGCTGTTTATGTGCTGGAAAATGATGATAATCTGGCGCTGGTAACAGTAGGAGAGGAAAAGGCAATACCTGTATGGAGTGCGGCGGAATATGCAAGCCTGTCAAACAATGGGGATTGGGCAGCCTTTGAGGTGATAGCCCTTTCACTGGAGGAATTTGAAGAACATCTGATACCGCTGATTGTAGAAAATAAATACCTGGTAAGTGTGTTTCCGGTAGATGCCAAAGCCGGATTTATAGTGACATTAGGCGAGTTTCTCCGCGACCTGGATGAAGAATTAAGTAACTATTAA
- a CDS encoding LysR substrate-binding domain-containing protein — protein MTIQQIEYFLQLSEELHYWRTSYKVNITQSVLSRQIKALEDELQVTLFNRSNRKVELTPAGKFLQQQWKPLIDQVNASALYARKIHKGEGGDIVINHPGSITYDILPDVLARVTAEYPEIKVELVQIRHSQEIEMLKAFKIDLCYSRHKHEDELLTSVLIRHDSLALMVPAAHPIVAAADITRETLQQERFILSTFTDGETFGMKMEEVFSAYGIDPAVRFESDFGSVIMSLVKKGLGISVIPYSYSLANYPGVRFVPLPFEVPLYLIWRKNEENEVIRNVLDILIK, from the coding sequence ATGACTATACAACAAATAGAATATTTTTTGCAATTGTCAGAGGAGCTGCACTACTGGCGGACATCCTACAAGGTCAACATTACGCAGTCTGTATTGAGCAGGCAGATCAAAGCACTGGAGGACGAGTTGCAGGTGACCCTGTTTAACAGATCCAACCGTAAGGTGGAGCTGACACCTGCCGGGAAGTTCCTGCAGCAGCAGTGGAAGCCATTGATCGATCAGGTGAATGCCTCGGCGCTCTATGCCCGTAAAATTCATAAAGGAGAGGGTGGAGATATTGTCATCAATCATCCCGGGTCGATTACCTATGATATTTTACCCGACGTTCTCGCGCGCGTAACGGCAGAATACCCGGAGATCAAGGTGGAACTGGTACAGATCAGGCATTCCCAGGAAATAGAGATGTTGAAGGCCTTTAAAATAGATTTATGTTATAGCAGACATAAGCACGAAGACGAGTTGCTGACCTCCGTGCTCATACGGCACGACAGCCTGGCGCTGATGGTACCTGCCGCCCATCCGATAGTTGCTGCAGCTGATATTACGCGGGAAACCTTGCAGCAGGAGCGTTTTATTCTCTCCACCTTTACAGATGGGGAAACCTTTGGTATGAAGATGGAAGAAGTGTTTTCTGCCTATGGGATTGACCCGGCGGTTCGTTTTGAGTCGGACTTTGGATCAGTGATCATGAGCCTGGTCAAAAAGGGTTTAGGCATTTCCGTTATACCATATTCTTATTCCCTGGCTAATTATCCGGGCGTCCGGTTTGTACCCTTACCATTTGAAGTGCCGCTGTACCTGATCTGGCGGAAGAATGAAGAAAACGAAGTGATAAGGAATGTCCTGGATATTTTAATAAAGTAG
- a CDS encoding DeoR/GlpR family DNA-binding transcription regulator: MGYPERKRKILKILDRKESMEVQEIADELGISAVTIRRDLQQLADEALLIRTHGGAMKAPEKHPFTAFDDKESVGVSRKKHIGKLAAALVKPGDTIFMDCGSTVYTMCPHLKDISPLRIITNSLPVAAAFMDIPGIQVNLAGGEMDGSRKAIHGDRAIAHINSYHADKAFIGTDGLSVKNGLSAFSEKEAGISTAMAGSADKLYVLCDSSKIGKDSYLKFAPLSVLTALVTDKELSATQAAQLKGKAVKIIH; the protein is encoded by the coding sequence ATGGGATATCCGGAGAGAAAAAGAAAGATTCTTAAAATCCTTGACAGAAAGGAAAGCATGGAAGTGCAGGAAATAGCAGATGAGCTGGGCATTTCGGCGGTAACCATCCGCAGGGACTTACAGCAGCTGGCCGATGAAGCACTGCTGATACGCACGCATGGCGGCGCCATGAAAGCACCGGAGAAACATCCGTTTACCGCTTTTGATGACAAAGAAAGCGTAGGCGTCTCCAGGAAAAAACATATAGGCAAACTGGCAGCAGCACTGGTAAAACCTGGTGATACTATTTTTATGGATTGCGGCAGCACCGTATATACCATGTGCCCTCACCTCAAAGACATCTCTCCCTTACGTATCATTACCAACTCCCTGCCTGTGGCAGCGGCTTTCATGGACATACCAGGTATACAGGTAAACCTTGCAGGCGGCGAAATGGACGGCAGCCGTAAAGCCATTCATGGCGACAGAGCTATCGCACATATCAACAGCTACCACGCAGATAAAGCCTTTATCGGCACGGATGGCCTGTCGGTGAAAAATGGGCTCAGCGCCTTCAGCGAAAAGGAAGCAGGCATCAGCACTGCCATGGCCGGCAGCGCAGACAAATTATATGTATTGTGTGATTCCTCGAAAATCGGAAAGGATAGCTACCTGAAATTTGCACCGCTATCGGTATTGACAGCCCTGGTGACAGACAAGGAACTCAGCGCCACGCAGGCCGCACAGCTGAAAGGAAAGGCAGTAAAAATCATTCATTAA